One Jeotgalibaca porci genomic region harbors:
- a CDS encoding hemolysin family protein: MNADPDSQNLIWQLLLVALLTGINAFFASAEMAFVSLNKNKVANEAIKGDEKARKVLALLDNSDDFLATIQVAITLAGFLSSASAANSFAGILEPYLTALPGAKQLAVLIVTVLLSYISLVFGELFPKQVAMQNSEEIAYRGSGIITIVQKFMKPFVRLLSFSTSLLEKITPITFKDDSESYSREEVQTLLKQSNSEGTIEAQEFRMLKGVLAMDNKLAREVMVPRTDTFMLDITADTYENIKEALDSPYTRIPVYNDDKDDVIGLLHLKNLLKESRVTPLEEIDLRKILNRPLFVPETITTDELMAVLKRSHNQLAILHDEYGGMVGIVTLEDILEEIVGDIEDEYDEAYVLIERKDENYFEVDGATPLYRFNDFFRTELESTFVDTIAGYLLTEIGMLPENGESATIQVNGLEIKTLEFDNNRLARVGVRYIDGTHHEVPERLVVDEIPKMSK, from the coding sequence ATGAACGCAGATCCCGACAGTCAGAATTTGATATGGCAGTTGTTATTAGTAGCTTTGTTGACTGGCATTAATGCCTTTTTTGCATCAGCGGAAATGGCTTTTGTATCATTAAATAAAAATAAAGTAGCTAATGAGGCCATTAAAGGTGATGAAAAGGCGCGTAAAGTATTAGCACTATTAGATAATTCCGACGATTTCTTAGCAACCATTCAAGTTGCCATTACATTGGCTGGTTTCTTATCAAGTGCATCCGCAGCAAATTCTTTTGCGGGAATCTTAGAACCCTATCTCACAGCACTTCCTGGCGCAAAACAACTCGCAGTATTAATTGTAACGGTTTTGTTATCGTATATTTCGCTTGTTTTTGGAGAGTTATTTCCGAAACAGGTTGCGATGCAGAATTCTGAAGAAATCGCCTATCGGGGATCCGGTATTATTACGATTGTACAAAAATTCATGAAACCTTTTGTGCGATTGCTTTCTTTCTCTACTAGTCTTTTAGAAAAAATTACACCGATAACATTCAAGGATGACAGCGAAAGTTATTCACGTGAAGAAGTGCAAACATTATTGAAACAAAGTAACTCGGAGGGAACGATTGAAGCCCAAGAGTTTCGTATGTTAAAAGGTGTTTTGGCAATGGATAACAAGTTGGCGCGTGAAGTGATGGTGCCGCGTACGGATACATTTATGTTGGATATTACAGCTGACACGTACGAAAATATTAAAGAAGCCCTTGATTCTCCCTATACACGAATCCCGGTTTACAATGATGATAAAGACGATGTAATCGGCTTGTTACACTTGAAAAACTTATTAAAAGAATCGCGTGTAACGCCACTAGAAGAAATTGATTTACGAAAAATCCTAAATCGTCCCTTATTTGTTCCTGAAACAATTACAACGGATGAATTGATGGCCGTCTTAAAACGCAGTCATAACCAGTTGGCAATTCTACATGATGAATACGGTGGGATGGTTGGAATCGTCACATTGGAAGATATTTTAGAAGAAATTGTCGGAGATATCGAAGATGAGTATGATGAGGCTTACGTGTTAATTGAACGCAAAGATGAAAATTATTTTGAAGTGGATGGTGCGACACCATTGTATCGCTTCAATGATTTCTTCCGCACAGAATTAGAGTCGACTTTTGTCGATACAATCGCGGGGTATCTATTAACGGAAATCGGCATGCTACCTGAAAATGGAGAGTCAGCAACTATCCAGGTAAACGGCTTAGAAATCAAAACACTTGAATTTGACAACAATCGCTTGGCCAGAGTGGGTGTGCGTTATATTGACGGCACGCATCATGAAGTACCGGAACGACTTGTTGTGGATGAAATTCCAAAAATGAGTAAATAA